The following proteins come from a genomic window of Alosa sapidissima isolate fAloSap1 chromosome 20, fAloSap1.pri, whole genome shotgun sequence:
- the LOC121694239 gene encoding b(0,+)-type amino acid transporter 1-like isoform X1 has product MDKKLVKTSVQNGSAPHPPKEDKATMLQKEVGLVSGVCLIVGTMIGSGIFISPKAVLVGTGAVGPCLCVWAACGVLATLGALCYAELGTMITKSGGEYPYLMEAFGPVMAFLYSWTTIIVLKPSSFAIIALSCAEYAATPFYPGCTPPLLVTKSLAAATIFLICLVNCLSVKLANYIQNFFTAAKLFIILIIVVAGIVLLAQGNTQNLTNAFDGGATSFGAIGLAFYNGLWAYDGWNQLNFITEELKNPYRNLPLAIIIGIPLVSVCYVLVNIAYFSAMTPTHLLQSSAVAVTFADRVLYPMSWVVPLFVVFSTFGAANGSCFTAGRLTYVAGREGHMIKILSYISLKYYTPAPALIFNGIMGILYILPADINTLINYFSFAQWGFYGLTALALIVMRFTRKNLHRPVKVPVVIAVLVVVVSVYLVLAPIIDKPELEYLYCTIFIFSGLIFYLLFVHYKFQWSHTIMRPITMHLQLLFEVVPPEKME; this is encoded by the exons ATGGACAAGAAGCTTGTAAAGACAAGTGTGCAGAATGGcagtgccccccaccccccgaagGAGGACAAAGCCACCATGCTTCAGAAAGAg gtaggcCTGGTGAGCGGAGTGTGTTTGATCGTGGGGACGATGATTGGTTCCGGAATCTTCATCTCCCCAAAAGCCGTGCTGGTTGGAACAGGAGCCGTGGgaccctgcctgtgtgtgtgggccgcCTGTGGAGTACTCGCAAcactgg gggcacTATGCTATGCAGAGCTGGGCACCATGATTACTAAGTCCGGTGGTGAGTACCCATATCTGATGGAGGCGTTCGGTCCGGTCATGGCGTTCCTCTATTCCTGGACCACCATCATCGTCCTTAAGCCTTCATCCTTCGCCATCATTGCCCTCAGCTGCGCTGAGTACGCCGCCACGCCCTTTTACCCAGGATGCACCCCTCCTCTGCTCGTCACCAAGAGCCTCGCCGCCGCCACCATCT TTCTGATCTGCCTGGTGAATTGTCTGAGTGTGAAGTTGGCCAACTACATCCAGAACTTCTTCACTGCTGCCAAActcttcatcatcctcatcatcgtGGTGGCTGGGATTGTGCTACTGGctcagg GAAACACACAGAACCTGACAAATGCATTTGACGGGGGGGCCACATCTTTTGGAGCCATAGGACTGGCTTTCTACAACGGCCTTTGGGCTTATGATGGATG GAATCAGCTGAACTTCATCACAGAGGAGCTGAAAAATCCCTACAG aaACCTACCGTTGGCCATCATTATAGGTATCCctttggtgtctgtgtgttacgTGCTCGTCAACATCGCCTACTTCAGCGCCATGACGCCCACCCATCTTCTACAGTCATCCGCTGTCGCCGTG ACGTTTGCTGACCGCGTGCTGTACCCCATGTCATGGGTGGTGCCTCTCTTCGTGGTCTTCTCCACGTTTGGGGCGGCCAATGGGAGCTGCTTCACTGCAGGCAG GCTGACGTATGTGGCTGGGCGGGAGGGCCACATGATAAAGATTCTGTCCTACATCAGTCTCAAATACTACACCCCAGCTCCTGCTCTCATTTTTAAC ggCATTATGGGCATCCTGTACATTCTCCCAGCGGATATCAACACTCTGATTAACTACTTCAGCTTCGCCCAGTGGGGCTTCTACGGACTCACAGCCCTCGCTCTCATAGTCATGAGGTTTACCAGGAAAAACCTGCACAGACCTgtcaag gtcccgGTGGTGATTgcggtgttggtggtggtggtgtctgTGTACCTGGTGTTGGCCCCCATCATAGATAAGCCAGAGCTGGAGTATCTCTACTGCACAATCTTCATCTTCAGTGGCCTCATCTTCTACCTGCTCTTCGTCCACTACAAGTTCCAGTGGAGTCACACAATCATGC GGCCAATCACCATGCACCTGCAGTTGTTGTTTGAGGTGGTTCCCCCAGAGAAGATGGAGTGA
- the LOC121694239 gene encoding b(0,+)-type amino acid transporter 1-like isoform X2 — MDKKLVKTSVQNGSAPHPPKEDKATMLQKEVGLVSGVCLIVGTMIGSGIFISPKAVLVGTGAVGPCLCVWAACGVLATLGALCYAELGTMITKSGGEYPYLMEAFGPVMAFLYSWTTIIVLKPSSFAIIALSCAEYAATPFYPGCTPPLLVTKSLAAATIFLICLVNCLSVKLANYIQNFFTAAKLFIILIIVVAGIVLLAQGNTQNLTNAFDGGATSFGAIGLAFYNGLWAYDGWNQLNFITEELKNPYRNLPLAIIIGIPLVSVCYVLVNIAYFSAMTPTHLLQSSAVAVTFADRVLYPMSWVVPLFVVFSTFGAANGSCFTAGRLTYVAGREGHMIKILSYISLKYYTPAPALIFNVPVVIAVLVVVVSVYLVLAPIIDKPELEYLYCTIFIFSGLIFYLLFVHYKFQWSHTIMRPITMHLQLLFEVVPPEKME, encoded by the exons ATGGACAAGAAGCTTGTAAAGACAAGTGTGCAGAATGGcagtgccccccaccccccgaagGAGGACAAAGCCACCATGCTTCAGAAAGAg gtaggcCTGGTGAGCGGAGTGTGTTTGATCGTGGGGACGATGATTGGTTCCGGAATCTTCATCTCCCCAAAAGCCGTGCTGGTTGGAACAGGAGCCGTGGgaccctgcctgtgtgtgtgggccgcCTGTGGAGTACTCGCAAcactgg gggcacTATGCTATGCAGAGCTGGGCACCATGATTACTAAGTCCGGTGGTGAGTACCCATATCTGATGGAGGCGTTCGGTCCGGTCATGGCGTTCCTCTATTCCTGGACCACCATCATCGTCCTTAAGCCTTCATCCTTCGCCATCATTGCCCTCAGCTGCGCTGAGTACGCCGCCACGCCCTTTTACCCAGGATGCACCCCTCCTCTGCTCGTCACCAAGAGCCTCGCCGCCGCCACCATCT TTCTGATCTGCCTGGTGAATTGTCTGAGTGTGAAGTTGGCCAACTACATCCAGAACTTCTTCACTGCTGCCAAActcttcatcatcctcatcatcgtGGTGGCTGGGATTGTGCTACTGGctcagg GAAACACACAGAACCTGACAAATGCATTTGACGGGGGGGCCACATCTTTTGGAGCCATAGGACTGGCTTTCTACAACGGCCTTTGGGCTTATGATGGATG GAATCAGCTGAACTTCATCACAGAGGAGCTGAAAAATCCCTACAG aaACCTACCGTTGGCCATCATTATAGGTATCCctttggtgtctgtgtgttacgTGCTCGTCAACATCGCCTACTTCAGCGCCATGACGCCCACCCATCTTCTACAGTCATCCGCTGTCGCCGTG ACGTTTGCTGACCGCGTGCTGTACCCCATGTCATGGGTGGTGCCTCTCTTCGTGGTCTTCTCCACGTTTGGGGCGGCCAATGGGAGCTGCTTCACTGCAGGCAG GCTGACGTATGTGGCTGGGCGGGAGGGCCACATGATAAAGATTCTGTCCTACATCAGTCTCAAATACTACACCCCAGCTCCTGCTCTCATTTTTAAC gtcccgGTGGTGATTgcggtgttggtggtggtggtgtctgTGTACCTGGTGTTGGCCCCCATCATAGATAAGCCAGAGCTGGAGTATCTCTACTGCACAATCTTCATCTTCAGTGGCCTCATCTTCTACCTGCTCTTCGTCCACTACAAGTTCCAGTGGAGTCACACAATCATGC GGCCAATCACCATGCACCTGCAGTTGTTGTTTGAGGTGGTTCCCCCAGAGAAGATGGAGTGA